Below is a genomic region from Geoglobus acetivorans.
CTGATCAGGTCCTGAAGAATTCTCTTGAAAAAGCCATCTGGTTGTTTTCTGAACCTGTGGTTAACCTCGGGCGCAACAAAACAGTCATCACATGCTCCCGAAACGTATGTATCTGGAGAGATGTTGTAGGCAATCATTATGGAGGGGTACATCGAAGCGAAATCCAGACAGTAAACGTTCTCATGCAGACCTCTGACCGGTTCGAGGACAAATGCTCCCTCGTAACCCTCATCCATTTCCCTGGGATTTGGTGCGAGTTCGTTCAGTCTGTACGCTTCACTCAGAAGCAACCAGTCAACCTGCTTTCCCCTGCCGATCCTTGTGATGTCGTCCACAGGGAGTCTGACCATCCTGGAAAGCTCGTAGTGCATCGGAAGGAGTTCTTCGGCTATAAAATACGTGTTGAGTATGTCCTGTCTCGAGTATCTGAAAACGCTCTCCTTATCTCCAGAGGTCCACTTCCGGTAGATGTCCTTCGCCTCTATGTCCGCAATTTCCACCTTCCTGCCCAGAAATTCGGCCACATTTTCAAGCTTTTTGACCTTGACGTCCAGTCTCATCGCCAGGTCATAGAGGTCAACATTCAGCCGTCCAGTGATTTTCGGCCTACCACCCCTGAAAGTCAGCTCACTACCGTCTCTGCCAACTGAAAGCTTAACGGAGAGCTTTTCGGCTCTCTTTTTTAAATACGGCCAGTCAAAACCATCCTGGTTGTAACCAACGATGATGTCGGGATCCAGCTCCCTTATCACCTTTACAAATCTGGCTATTATCTCCCTCTCCTCACCGTGTATGATTTCCTCATAATCACCCATCTTGACTCCGATGATTATTATCGGGTCCTTCTCTGCATCAGCCATCCCGAACTCGGTCAGCATCTCACAGTCAAATGCGAGAACTCTCAAACTGGGAAACGTCTTCTTTCTCACTCTCTCGACGGTCTCTGCATCAACAACCCTCAGTCCCTTTTCCTGTCTGACATCACCCTCAACCCTCACACCATCCATGCATGCAAGATCCCTGTCAATCAGATACCTGTATGCAAAGGGTATGTCCGCCTCCCTCACATCCCCGTAGTCTCTGAAAACCTCCCTCAGCTTTGGGACATCCTGGGGGTGGCGTGCATAAACCACATAAACTTCAGTTTCCTTGCCAAAAATCTTTTTCCTGGCTTTTTCCACCTTCAGAGGGGATACGACCTTTCCCTTGGATTCAACCTTTACATCCATCGGATCGAAGTCTTGGTAAGGAATGACGTAAAAGTAGGGGGTGAAATTTCTGTCATACACTACGAAAACTCCTTCCTCGTCCCTGCACCACAGCCTTACCACTGCTTTTCCTACCTCGGTAACATAATCTGCATCAATGAGCCAGCCTTCCATTCAGGGAATTGTTGGCGGGATACTATTTAACCCTTTCACGACTCTGATGCAATTCTGTATTACATATGTAATACAAAAAAAACAGTTATAATGCCTGTAATCCTTCCAGAATCCATGAGCTACAGGGTTGTTAAGGGAAAGGACTTTTCAGATGTGCTGAATGGAAACGTGGGTTTCGTTCTGTGCATCGGCAATACAAAAACTGCGGAAATTCCTGGAATCACTGCAGCAGGGGAAAATCCAGACCTGATTAAGTTCACCCCACCAGCTGATGCAGAACTCCTGCATTACGGACAGTGCAAGAGCATTCCGTTTCCGCCTGCAACTCCAGACGGAAAACCAACCCCGGCACTTATCACATACACTGCCCTGAGGCTGCTCAAAATCCCGCTGTTTGTGGTCGATGCGGGACTTATGGTGAAACCGAAGATACCGTACTACAGCATTAACGCACCTGTGGGAAACAACATTGCAGAGCAAAGTGCCTTCAGCATGGATTCGGCAATGGAGGCTTTTGAGTATGCCCGGATCATAGGGAAAGAAATTTCAAAGGCCTTTGACGTGCTGATGGTGGGTGAAAGCATCCCTGCCGGAACAACAACGGCGGGAGCAGTTCTGAAGGCACTTGGACTGAATCCCGCTGTTTCATCAAGCATGCCCCGGAATCCAGTAAACATAAAAAGAGAGGTTATCGAAAAAGCCGTGAGCAGGGTTAAGACCGATGACCCGATTGAAATTCTTGCAGAGGTCGGCGACCCCGTTCTGCTTGCGGTTGCAGGCATTTCCACAGGCTCGAAAAAACCGGTTGTTCTTGCAGGAGGCACACAGATGGCCGCAGCCTCGCAGATAATAAAGAGAATAGACAGGAGCAGTGAGATATACCTTGCCACAACAGCGTACGTTGCCGAGGATGCAACAGCCAGCATTTCTGAAATTTCGGCTGTGGACGTTATAGCGAGTGATCCGGGACTTGGCGAATCCTCGAAACCCGGACTCAGAGCCTACGCCGAAGGATTTGTCAAGGAAGGGGTCGGAGCAGGAGGTGCCACGCTCCTCGCCTACAAGAACGGTTACACCATGAAACAGTTTTTGGATGAAGTGGAGAGAGATTATGAGTCCATAATAGAGCAGGCCAGGTAACGGGCCTGATTAATTCATTTTTTAAATCTGTCCCCCTTTCCCATTCAGCAGCCGAACACGAGAACATTTTTATTGAACACCGTACATAATCCGGCTGATGCCTCACAGATATTCCGGAAAGCCGGAAGCCCTCAAAAGTGAGAAAAGAAGGAGAATTCTACCCGTAGATGTCTTCGAGAAAGAGGTTATAGGAAAAGTGCGGTGCAGGGAAAACGCAGTAGACTACGGTGCCGGGCCGGGGTATTTCACCATCCCCCTTGCAAAGCACTTCAAAAGAGTTTATGCAATAGATGCAAACATAGAGATGGTCGAAGCGCTGAGGAGCGAGCTTGAGAGGTTAAAGATTAAGAACGTGGGTATTGTACTCTCTGAAAGGCTACCTGAGTTTGATTTCCCCGTAGATTTCGTTTTGTTCTCCAATGTCCTGCATGAGGTGGATGACTGGAGAGGATTCCTGGAGTGGGCTTCAAAAGCTAAAGTCGTCTGCGTTATAGAATGGAAAAAGATTGAAATGGACTACGGACCACCTGTTGAGGAAAGGATTGACGAAAATGAGATGGAAAAAGCGTTGAGGGAGAATTTCAGGTTCGTTGAAAAGCTCCCCATTTATGCTCACCATTACACACTAATGGGCTATAATGAAAAAGATGCTCTGAACGAGCCCGATTAAAAATCCCAGGATTGCTCCTGAAATCTCTATGAACCTCATCTCGTTTTTCGCCAGCTTTTTGAACACGTACTCGGCTTCCTCCTCACTGAACTCCGCAATTTTCCGCTCCAGGAATTTTCTGAAGTCAATATTTTCCACAATCACCTTGCTCGCCATAACCTGTGTTTTTGACAGCAGGTCCTCAATCTGGTCTGAAATTCGGTCAACCACCCCGTATCTTTCCAGAATGGCAATAACTGCCGAATTTGACAGAATCCTGAAAAGTCTTGACTCTCTGATTGTCTTTTCAATAGCCTCCTCGATAAGCTCCCTGAATTCTTCCCTGCCAACGTATTCCTCAAAAACATCGATTATCCTGTGGGCAAATTCCTCACTTTTGGCGGGAATTAAGCCCTGTATCTTGAATCCCAGAATCTTTATTGGTTTTTTTGGATGAAAAAGCAGCTTTACAGCTACAACGTTTGTCAGGTAGCCTATGAACGCTCCAAGGATTGGAGGAATAAAAAATAAATATATGTCCTCCAGAAAACCACCTCAGAATATCTGCGGGGCTCTGTACTCC
It encodes:
- the cobT gene encoding nicotinate mononucleotide-dependent phosphoribosyltransferase CobT; this encodes MSYRVVKGKDFSDVLNGNVGFVLCIGNTKTAEIPGITAAGENPDLIKFTPPADAELLHYGQCKSIPFPPATPDGKPTPALITYTALRLLKIPLFVVDAGLMVKPKIPYYSINAPVGNNIAEQSAFSMDSAMEAFEYARIIGKEISKAFDVLMVGESIPAGTTTAGAVLKALGLNPAVSSSMPRNPVNIKREVIEKAVSRVKTDDPIEILAEVGDPVLLAVAGISTGSKKPVVLAGGTQMAAASQIIKRIDRSSEIYLATTAYVAEDATASISEISAVDVIASDPGLGESSKPGLRAYAEGFVKEGVGAGGATLLAYKNGYTMKQFLDEVERDYESIIEQAR
- a CDS encoding DNA-directed DNA polymerase; this encodes MEGWLIDADYVTEVGKAVVRLWCRDEEGVFVVYDRNFTPYFYVIPYQDFDPMDVKVESKGKVVSPLKVEKARKKIFGKETEVYVVYARHPQDVPKLREVFRDYGDVREADIPFAYRYLIDRDLACMDGVRVEGDVRQEKGLRVVDAETVERVRKKTFPSLRVLAFDCEMLTEFGMADAEKDPIIIIGVKMGDYEEIIHGEEREIIARFVKVIRELDPDIIVGYNQDGFDWPYLKKRAEKLSVKLSVGRDGSELTFRGGRPKITGRLNVDLYDLAMRLDVKVKKLENVAEFLGRKVEIADIEAKDIYRKWTSGDKESVFRYSRQDILNTYFIAEELLPMHYELSRMVRLPVDDITRIGRGKQVDWLLLSEAYRLNELAPNPREMDEGYEGAFVLEPVRGLHENVYCLDFASMYPSIMIAYNISPDTYVSGACDDCFVAPEVNHRFRKQPDGFFKRILQDLIRRRREVKAMMGETDRDSIDYRLLDIKQQTLKILTNSFYGYTGWSGARWYCRACAEATTAWGRHFIKKSAEIARSMGFEVLYGDTDSLFVKKNDGLADSKEVEELIKRISKEIPITIEVDEIYRTIFFVEKKRYAGLTSDGRLVVKGLEVRRGDWCELAKETQRSVIEIILKEMNPEKALKYVREVIGRIKSGEYPLEKYIIYKGLTRKPSRYESVQAHVKAAKRGMELGYHYPVGTKVGFVVVEGSGNIGDRAYPLELIESFDGELVELKTKLGNEKKRIDREYYINNQIIPSVLRILERFGYNELTIKGNTQKTLDSFFG
- a CDS encoding DUF445 family protein; amino-acid sequence: MVDRISDQIEDLLSKTQVMASKVIVENIDFRKFLERKIAEFSEEEAEYVFKKLAKNEMRFIEISGAILGFLIGLVQSIFFIIAH
- a CDS encoding class I SAM-dependent methyltransferase, which codes for MPHRYSGKPEALKSEKRRRILPVDVFEKEVIGKVRCRENAVDYGAGPGYFTIPLAKHFKRVYAIDANIEMVEALRSELERLKIKNVGIVLSERLPEFDFPVDFVLFSNVLHEVDDWRGFLEWASKAKVVCVIEWKKIEMDYGPPVEERIDENEMEKALRENFRFVEKLPIYAHHYTLMGYNEKDALNEPD